A window of Dromiciops gliroides isolate mDroGli1 chromosome X, mDroGli1.pri, whole genome shotgun sequence contains these coding sequences:
- the LOC122733360 gene encoding collagen alpha-1(I) chain-like: protein MITRSKMSKNKNDGPVRKSERLMKKQQQQQQQQQQQQVAEELEIKQEHEMTAEGKGRGQKKTAQVAKGNRRATAGSGSQTNPQDQISTGGTTKGKAGPRGSTGRRGPARSCGGAGPRGRAGPRSQARSSGLVGSCGQAGACDQAGPYSGQPPVKLPSGKKGMKKYDERGRLTQNVEDLCDCLERECLGCFYPCPECQSTKCGPTCRRNRGWIYEAIANEGGEVVSTFLRRHGRGHGPSLTGSSDEALPGGLVGTRSQPHPQFQAGLCDQGSTYAQAGHSAQAGPYAEAGPHDQAGAHAQAEAYEEAGPHSSQVHVKLPRGKKGMKKYDEKGQLTLNGEDLCDCLERECVGCFYPCPQCQSTKCGPTCRRNRKWIYEAITNEGGEVVSTFPFPHAKY, encoded by the exons ATGATCACCCGCTCTAAAATGTCTAAGAACAAGAATGATGGGCCTGTGAGGAAATCAGAACGCCTCatgaagaagcagcagcagcagcagcagcagcagcagcagcagcaggttgCTGAGGAGCTGGAGATCAAACAGGAGCATGAGATGACAGCTGAGGGCAAGGGAAGAGGCCAGAAGAAGACTGCACAGGTGGCAAAAGGAAATCGCAGAGCTACAGCTGGCTCTGGGAGCCAAACCAACCCCCAAGATCAGATTAGCACTGGAGGCACCACCAAAGGCAAAGCTGGCCCCCGAGGCTCCACAGGCCGCCGAGGCCCTGCCAGGTCCTGTGGCGGAGCCGGTCCCCGTGGCCGAGCTGGTCCCCGTAGCCAAGCTCGCTCCTCAGGCCTTGTTGGCTCCTGTGGCCAAGCTGGGGCCTGTGACCAAGCTGGCCCCTACTCAGGTCAACCACCTGTGAAGCTCCCAAGTGGCAAGAAAGGCATGAAGAAGTATGACGAGAGAGGCAGGCTGACTCAGAATGTAGAAGACCTTTGTGACTGCCTGGAGAGAGAGTGCCTGGGCTGTTTCTACCCATGCCCTGAGTGCCAGTCTACCAAGTGTGGGCCCACCTGCCGCCGCAACCGAGGCTGGATCTACGAGGCTATTGCCAATGAGGGTGGAGAAGTGGTCAGCACATTCCTGCGAAGGCATGGGCGTGGGCATGGGCCTAGCCTTACTGGTTCCTCTGATGAAGCTCTCCCTGGTGGCCTAGTCGGTACTCGCAGCCAACCACACCCTCAATTCCAAGCTGGCCTCTGTGACCAAGGCAGCACCTATGCCCAAGCCGGGCACTCTGCCCAAGCCGGGCCCTATGCTGAAGCTGGGCCCCATGACCAAGCTGGGGCCCACGCCCAAGCCGAGGCCTATGAAGAAGCTGGCCCCCACTCATCTCAAGTACATGTGAAGCTCCCACGCGGCAAGAAAGGCATGAAAAAATATGACGAGAAAGGCCAGCTGACCCTGAATGGAGAAGACCTCTGTGACTGCCTGGAGAGAGAGTGCGTGGGCTGCTTCTACCCATGCCCCCAGTGCCAGTCCACCAAGTGTGGGCCCACCTGCCGCCGCAACCGCAAGTGGATCTATGAGGCCATTACCAATGAGGGCGGAGAAGTGGTCAGCACCTTCCCGTTTCCCCATGCTAA GTATTAA